One stretch of Sander vitreus isolate 19-12246 chromosome 16, sanVit1, whole genome shotgun sequence DNA includes these proteins:
- the pou5f3 gene encoding POU domain, class 5, transcription factor 1: protein MSERSQSPECQIRPYDFSRTNPCTQVLGHETLGSAASFQFPHSVLPDPSLLYNKNAYSGITPASAQTFFPFPPVTSDYRGSELQTGDFGQPKYWYPFAAPEYTSQVPGATAATQPTNLSPPIAETREQMKLPDIKTEKDLDEDYSTETKIQQYPTPQASAMSHGVFYSPAWNPSFWPGITHITPPGSNNQNPSTSSASSPSMSPSPPSNGLSGSTFFSVNTTQAAAGPQTQNPASSTRSSGSSSGGCSDSEEENLSTEELEQFAKELKHKRITLGFTQADVGLALGNLYGKMFSQTTICRFEALQLSFKNMCKLKPLLQRWLNEAETSDNPQDMYKIERVFVDTRKRKRRTSLEGAVRSALESYFIKCPKPNTQEITHISDDLGLERDVVRVWFCNRRQKGKRLALPLDDECDGQYYEQSPSPLNMAPSPIPNQGYPASSYHGAPPPTLYMSQLHRPDVLKQPLHPGLVGHLTG from the exons ATGTCTGAAAGATCGCAGAGTCCGGAGTGCCAAATCCGGCCGTATGACTTCAGCCGGACCAACCCTTGCACCCAGGTTTTGGGTCATGAGACTTTGGGCAGCGCTGCGTCATTCCAGTTTCCTCACAGCGTCCTACCAGACCCGAGCCTCCTCTACAACAAaaatgcttatagtggcatcaCACCGGCATCCGCGCAGAcctttttcccttttccacCCGTCACCAGTGACTATAGGGGATCCGAGCTGCAGACTGGAGATTTTGGGCAACCCAAGTACTGGTATCCCTTTGCTGCGCCCGAGTACACCAGCCAGGTACCCGGCGCTACAGCAGCTACCCAGCCTACAAACCTGAGTCCCCCTATAGCCGAGACCCGGGAGCAAATGAAACTACCCGACATAAAGACGGAGAAGGACCTCGATGAGGACTACTCAACGGAGACAAAGATTCAGCAATACCCAACGCCGCAAGCCTCCGCCATGTCCCATGGAGTCTTCTACTCTCCGGCCTGGAACCCCTCCTTCTGGCCCGGGATCACCCACATTACACCACCTGGCAgcaataatcaaaatccttcaACATCCTCTGCATCTTCACCATCTATGTCCCCTTCACCCCCAAGCAACGGGCTTTCAGGGAGCACGTTTTTCAGCGTGAACACGACCCAGGCTGCCGCCGGGCCCCAGACGCAAAACCCGGCCTCTTCCACGCGAAGCAGCGGGTCCTCCAGCGGCGGGTGCAGCGACTCTGAGGAG GAGAATCTTTCCACGGAAGAACTGGAGCAGTTCGCTAAGGAGCTGAAACACAAGCGCATTACCTTGGGTTTCACTCAAGCTGATGTTGGCCTTGCCCTGGGTAACCTTTATG gtaAGATGTTCAGCCAGACGACCATTTGCCGCTTTGAGGCTCTTCAGCTGAGCTTCAAGAACATGTGCAAGCTGAAGCCCCTTCTTCAAAGATGGCTGAATGAGGCAGAGACCTCGGACAATCCCCAGGAT ATGTACAAGATTGAGCGAGTATTTGTTGACaccagaaagaggaagaggaggaccaGTCTCGAGGGAGCTGTGCGCTCGGCTCTGGAGTCTTACTTTATCAAGTGTCCCAAGCCGAACACCCAGGAGATCACACACATCTCAGACGACCTGGGCCTGGAGAGAGAT GTCGTACGTGTTTGGTTCTGCAACCGAAGACAGAAAGGAAAGCGCCTGGCCTTGCCACTAGATGATGAGTGCGACGGCCAGTACTACGAGCAGAGTCCTTCCCCACTGAACATGGCCCCCTCCCCCATTCCCAACCAGGGTTACCCTGCTTCCAGCTACCACGGTGCCCCTCCTCCCACACTCTACATGTCCCAGCTTCATCGGCCTGACGTCCTGAAACAACCTCTGCACCCTGGACTAGTTGGTCACCTGACTGGATAA
- the fut7 gene encoding alpha-(1,3)-fucosyltransferase 7: MKTVLSSMKKSFLLAFLCVLLLWLLNGWREGFQALTAINHSTSHNCSSSRNVTILLWYWPFGRSFNLIGDVCWDLYRIPRCRLVDQRSLFPSADVVVFHNIELALGRQKLPLDLPRPQGQRWAWMSLEASNNKGKLHQYANIFNMTITYRRDADITVPYGELLPKEAEGHLVEEVPLNKSFLVCWVVSNYMSHHKRSKFYKELNAIVPVKVYGRWTNTPLPSNSLLPTISRCYFYLAFENSVTKDYITEKLWRNAYQGGAVPVVLGPSLGDYKAVAPPHSFIHVDEFASVKDLGKYLQQLAEDKKRYSEYFSWKHEWRVKLYTDWRERLCKICSQYNCLPQEKVYSNLEAWVNANNT; this comes from the coding sequence ATGAAGACTGTACTCAGCTCAATGAAGAAGAGCTTCCTCCTCgcttttctctgtgttttactGCTGTGGCTTCTTAATGGATGGCGGGAAGGATTCCAGGCCCTGACCGCCATAAATCACTCCACCTCCCATAACTGTAGCAGCAGTAGAAACGTCACCATCCTGCTGTGGTACTGGCCCTTCGGCAGGTCATTCAACCTGATAGGTGACGTGTGCTGGGACCTCTACCGCATCCCTCGCTGTAGATTGGTGGACCAGCGCTCCTTGTTCCCCTCAGCTGATGTGGTGGTGTTCCACAACATAGAGCTGGCACTGGGCCGCCAAAAGCTGCCCCTTGACCTTCCACGGCCACAGGGCCAGAGGTGGGCCTGGATGTCCTTGGAAGCCTCTAATAACAAGGGAAAGTTGCATCAGTATGCAAATATCTTCAACATGACCATAACCTACCGGAGGGATGCTGATATCACTGTACCCTATGGGGAGCTTCTACCAAAGGAGGCTGAAGGACATCTGGTGGAAGAAGTCCCTCTGAATAAGAGCTTCCTGGTTTGTTGGGTGGTCAGCAACTACATGAGCCACCACAAAAGAAGCAAATTCTACAAAGAGCTCAATGCCATAGTTCCAGTGAAGGTTTACGGTCGTTGGACAAATACACCCCTTCCCTCCAACAGCCTCTTACCTACAATCTCTCGCTGCTACTTCTATTTGGCTTTTGAGAACTCAGTCACCAAAGATTACATCACAGAGAAGCTGTGGAGGAATGCTTACCAAGGCGGGGCCGTGCCTGTCGTCCTGGGACCGTCATTAGGCGACTACAAAGCTGTGGCTCCACCTCATTCTTTCATCCATGTTGATGAGTTTGCATCGGTCAAAGACCTAGGAAAGTATCTACAACAGCTTGCAGAGGACAAAAAACGCTACAGTGAATATTTTTCCTGGAAACATGAGTGGAGAGTAAAGCTGTACACAGACTGGAGGGAGAGACTGTGTAAGATCTGCTCACAATACAACTGTTTACCTCAGGAAAAAGTTTACTCCAACCTAGAGGCCTGGGTCAATGCTAATAACACTTGA
- the clic3 gene encoding chloride intracellular channel protein 3, protein MAEAPKVELFVKASVDAESVGNCPFCQRLFMILWMKGVNFTLTTVDMKRAPDVLKALAPGSQPPFLIYNGEVKTDTNKIEEFLEEKLAPPQYPKLFCRYKESNVAGEDIFRKFSGYIKNPNPGLNDMLEKKFLSTLVKLNMYLETPLPHELDKNPNATESSRLYLDGDTLTLADCNLLPKLNIVKVVCKEYRNFAIPKELKGLTRYLDNAYKQDEFRYTCPNDSEILIAYHSVAKYLNK, encoded by the exons ATGGCCGAGGCCCCGAAGGTTGAACTCTTCGTTAAG gcCAGTGTTGATGCTGAGAGTGTGGGGAACTGCCCTTTCTGTCAGAGACTCTTCATGATTCTTTGGATGAAAGGGGTCAACTTTACCCTCACCACTGTAGACATGAAGAG GGCACCTGATgtgctgaaggctctggctccagGCTCTCAGCCTCCCTTCCTCATCTACAACGGTGAGGTCAAAACGGACACTAACAAGATTGAGGAGTTCCTGGAGGAAAAGTTAGCCCCACCACA GTATCCAAAATTGTTCTGTCGATACAAAGAGTCCAACGTTGCCGGAGAAGACATCTTCCGAAAATTCTCAGGATATATAAAGAATCCCAATCCTGGATTAAATGACA TGCTGGAGAAGAAATTTCTGTCAACTCTGGTGAAGCTGAACATGTACCTTGAGACGCCTCTCCCTCACGAGCTGGACAAGAACCCAAATGCCACTGAGTCTTCACGCCTCTACCTGGACGGTGACACCCTCACCTTGGCAGACTGCAACTTGCTTCCCAAACTCAACATTGTCAAG GTGGTGTGTAAAGAGTACCGCAACTTTGCCATCCCTAAAGAGCTGAAAGGTCTGACACGTTACCTGGATAATGCCTACAAACAAGATGAGTTTCGTTACACCTGCCCAAATGACTCAGAGATCCTCATTGCCTACCACTCTGTGGCAAAGTACCTGAACAAATAA